Sequence from the Triplophysa rosa linkage group LG22, Trosa_1v2, whole genome shotgun sequence genome:
GGatattttctgccagtacttaaACACAACTGGAATTGAGGTCCCCAGAAGTCTTTCCCAAACAATTCCTGCACTTTATCTGTCTCGGATCATTAACTGTAAATCTGGTCATATTAATTATGTTGTTGCTTAATTTTGTGgcattataaaaacaacattaatatTTGCTGTTAAAGTACATTTCCTCTTGGTGTATTTCCAATAGTTTCCTTTTTCATTTGCATGACTGTGTAAATAACAACGCATGAAAATTTATTTCCTACTGAATTATGTGTTCAGTTACAAAAGTTATATTGCAATTTTGCACGATAAAATGATCAAGTTTACCTATTTTATTTAGATTAAGATGCATGCTGGGTGTGTTTCACACACAATAGTACTAGTTACAGAGAGGTATTTGTTAATGACTACATACGTTCCCCCAGTCTGACCCCTGCTGTTTAGTGACTGTAAGATGAACAAGATTTTGTCTTTATGGTGTTGAACATTTTAGATCCttccttaaaaataaaaatgctctttcatccatGTTGGTATTGTGCGCTTTGGTGTATCTCTGTGTTGTTTGAATAAAGAAgtactttttgaaaatgttgattTCTTTAAATCAACTTAAATAACTTTCTATGATCACaatttactgtacatacattAATATGCAAAATACTGAAATTCTCTTCTTAATGCCGATATTATTGTAACATTGTCTTTTGGTGCTTTGtgatattttgaattttattaaACCCTTTACCTATCAACTTATCTCAGCAGATATAACATTTTGGTGCTTCTTGAACtaaatgcttttatttgtcttctgatgtgatgtgtgaaaTGTATTCTGGTTCTTCAGCTCAGTCTGTTTTCCCCACTTTTCATCCTCTGTGTACCAACAAGACCCAGAGCATTTTGGGTAAGCTGCCCAAATGTTTGGCCATATTTATATCTGTATCCTGTTGACAGACAATTACGTAGCCATGTTTACTTTTGCCAAAATGACGTTTGCTCTATAAACACAGCATCATTTCTGGAATGTAGCCACCTTCTTATTTTTTTTGGCAAATACCTGGAATGTGCCCTGTGTAGGAAGGTAGAAGACCTGTTTTGGAGGGGTATATTGTGGTGATCAGAGGCAAGCCAGTAGTCTCCTCCTCTAGCAGTCGGAATGAGCTTTGATCTGCCTTCATTTCCTTGCCAAACTGGATCAGTGCCTTGTTGGTGATGATGGGATATCCAGTTCCAATAAGGAATCGGGCTTTGGGAACATAGCCAGTAAAACCTGTAAATACCAAAATGTTACAAGTGGTCTCAAAATTACAAGCAAGCTCTAAGCTATGAGCACATCATGTTTCTAACTGAGAGGTAAACATTAAACATACTATTTGCTGCTTGCTTAAGCTTAACTTTGGCTTACCTGAGATGAAATACTTATGTGGGCTGCTTTCCTCCATGAGGTACGGAGAGCCTTGTGGCTTCCAGGGGTCCGGGGACTGGTAGGGGGCAGCGTCTTTAGATACTGCTGTCAGAGGAGTGTTCAACATTCTTGGCTACAACAAACAACAACTGTTAGCTTGAGGTCTCATTCATCAACTTAAACAGTAAGTaattaatttgatttttttaaataattaaagacaCATTACATGTTGTTAACCCTATACTCCAAATACAAtgtgtacacacacatttactgtatgtttattaaaacaCGTTGCTATTTCTGCTGATACTAGAGATGCCAGTTCCATTTTATTTGCTCTGTACttatgacaataaagttgaatcttaTTGGTTCCAACTAGGCATGTGACTGTATCAATTTTTCATATCAAGGGACAGTAATTGCTGGATTTTTTGGTAACACTACTTAAAGCATATTTGTATAATGCCTcataaaagtagttttaatgttttaattatggcttgtaatgcaccttataatgcattgtaatgtcttacgaataattgtaactacagttaacacattataacacttatgaattcattgttacactttacatatttaatttggttataattttttacaacaacatttaatgtattacaacacacattatgaacaattatattGCATCATACCATTTaataacactttaaaatgcattatacataaaggCTTTAAGTAAATTGTTACTGAATTGTTTACGATATACAATATTATCAcgtttttgaattttgttacaACAACCAGTTTTACAACTTCAGTGTTGTCCTCTAAATAACAAGTTTGACAACTTTAAaagactttaaatataaaaatattataataaaataaatgaaatcattaaaatacataaaaatgtataaagtaaacATTCAAGTGCAAAAGTACACAACTGTAATAAACaatttttaatcattattttCTGGGCAGGTATGTTTTAGTCCAGATACTGTATACTTTAACTAGGGCGGTTAAACGAATAATTGCAtcaagaataaaagtttgtgtttacataatatatgtctgtgctctgtgcatattaattttgtaatctatatttaagaaaaatataaaaatcaataaatgtttataaataatttgaattatatatattaatatatcatatatatattgtgtatatatatatatatatatatattggatgtatgtgtttataaatacaaaataaatatgcacagtacacagatatacaatatattatgtaaacacaaacttcttTCTGGATGCGATGAACACTATATTAACTATAAAACTATAAGCTATaaccatacagtatatgaaatccatgcttttattatGCTTTGTAAAGCTTTTTCATTCAGCCCCTTATACTGCACACAGCACACATACAATGTTGTAAATTTAAACCGCTTGACAAAAAGAAAGCTTGAAATCTAAACCCTTTAGATAACAAGATACTTAACAGTATTTTGAAGTGTGTTCAATAACAATATTGTGCACATTCAATATcacagtatactgtattattGAATATTGGCACAGGTTTAGTTCTAACATTTCATGTGTCTGATTATGACTTTACACATTTGCTTTTGATTTGAAAGCCACAGCAGGAGAAAGATTATCAGTGTGTTCCTTACACAAAGCAATCAAATGGATCCAGAAGACTCGCAATATTGTTTCATATGATATATGGTGCTCATTTGTTCTTTTGAAGCTTGGCAGCATTTTTAACTATCCACTTCTGTTttcatacagttttggaatgTTGGCGAGGAAGCTGTGTACAGTTTTATCTTTGGTGAATTATTCCTTCAAGGAAAAGAGCTGAAAGTGTAGCCTTTGAATAAATCATTAGACTTTCACAGCTTGTTGAAACACAATGTGACGATAATGGCCTGAAATCATTTGCATTCCAGATTGGAAAGCCTGTTTGGTAACAGCGCGTCTTTTCATTTACAGGGCTCGTGACACTCGACCTGCTTTGATACCAGATATTTAGCATGTATAATTAAACAGGGTGACCCATCAAGGGAGAGCTGTCAAAGGGAAGTAAAGTGAGCGTGACAGCTTACTTTGAATCCTGGGACACTGTTGTTGACAGAATAAGGCAGGTCAGCAGAGGCTGTACGAATCCTCCTCTCTTGTTTCTGGTTGAATTGTGACAGAGCCTCTCGACAGGTTTCCGCATATGTTTTGCTGAAGTAGTTTTGACGCGTTGGTACAAAACCTGGGAGTGCAAGACACAGATATGGTGCATGTTACCACGTCTGTTTTGCAAACCAGACATCAAGGAAGTTTTATGGAAATCATCATCGTACGAAAATATCTGACAGGAGAATGCGCTTGACCTGTATGTTATGCATTCATAACGTAACCTGTGTATCCTGGTATCATTTTCTCCAGTTTCCTGTTCACTCCATGCCGTCCCCTCCAGATCTCATCACGGGGTCCCGTTTCGTTTTCTGTGGATGGGAAGCGTCCCGTGTGGAGCACAAGCCTCTGTGAGTGAGAGACCTCAGGAGAGGACAGGAGCTTCGCTGTTAACTGACCGTACGACTGGCCTACATGATACTTCAGCTGAGGACAGTAGCCTGCATACCTAAACACAACCATCAGCAGATAATATGTAATAATATGTATAATATGACTGTGACGCATGTGATCTGGTGATTTGTCAAATATGCTGTCTGTGTATTTCAAAACCAGTTATGATGACACTATAGGCTCTCTACTAtacataatttattcatttttcccAATCAT
This genomic interval carries:
- the cimip2b gene encoding protein FAM166B gives rise to the protein MEQFPPKFSQVLVTPDPQYIPGYAGYCPQLKYHVGQSYGQLTAKLLSSPEVSHSQRLVLHTGRFPSTENETGPRDEIWRGRHGVNRKLEKMIPGYTGFVPTRQNYFSKTYAETCREALSQFNQKQERRIRTASADLPYSVNNSVPGFKPRMLNTPLTAVSKDAAPYQSPDPWKPQGSPYLMEESSPHKYFISGFTGYVPKARFLIGTGYPIITNKALIQFGKEMKADQSSFRLLEEETTGLPLITTIYPSKTGLLPSYTGHIPGYRYKYGQTFGQLTQNALGLVGTQRMKSGENRLS